In the genome of Gloeotrichia echinulata CP02, one region contains:
- a CDS encoding AAA family ATPase, translating into MLKTIKINNFRSFQSFELQQLGRVNLLVGKNNTGKTSILEAIQLLCSRNNLEPLRQMMTNRSEYFFDERKRDQELDVRHLFYGHEIELGSQFLITGDDGSNHDELIVSIQLRKNSSKAQLNLWNEFPVDEVPDALRERDFSVKWTSVREEESWKLPLSPNGGLPIDYVRRFRRDVKNPITKTQFVTSSSLETEKMIELFDQIVLTPEEKLVEQALHRIDSKIQRIAPVSSQKLRYSLDSRGGFFVLLSDSNQRVPIGSMGDGIWRILGLALATVCAKDGYLFVDEIDTGLHFTAMSDMWKLIWDTAKRLNVQVFATTHNSDCWTSLASIAQQEDATEDGIRIHRIERGKDKSIVFNESQIVIAAEREIEVR; encoded by the coding sequence ATGTTGAAGACGATAAAAATCAATAATTTCCGTAGTTTCCAATCTTTCGAGCTTCAACAGCTTGGTAGAGTAAATCTTTTAGTGGGTAAAAACAATACCGGTAAAACATCAATACTAGAAGCTATTCAACTTTTATGCTCACGAAATAATCTTGAGCCACTACGTCAGATGATGACTAACCGAAGTGAATATTTTTTTGATGAGCGGAAGAGAGATCAAGAGCTTGATGTTCGTCACCTTTTCTACGGCCATGAGATTGAATTAGGGAGCCAATTTTTAATCACAGGTGATGATGGCAGTAATCACGATGAACTTATTGTATCAATACAATTACGTAAAAATTCTTCAAAAGCACAACTTAACCTGTGGAATGAGTTTCCAGTTGATGAAGTACCAGATGCATTAAGAGAACGTGATTTTAGTGTAAAGTGGACTTCTGTAAGGGAAGAAGAGTCTTGGAAACTACCCCTATCTCCTAATGGAGGACTTCCTATAGATTATGTTCGGCGATTTCGTAGAGATGTTAAAAATCCAATAACAAAAACACAATTTGTCACATCATCTTCTCTAGAAACTGAGAAAATGATTGAGTTATTTGACCAGATAGTATTAACACCTGAAGAAAAACTTGTAGAGCAGGCACTTCATAGAATAGACTCGAAAATTCAACGAATTGCTCCAGTTAGTTCTCAAAAATTAAGGTATTCCTTAGATTCGCGGGGCGGTTTTTTTGTGCTGCTTTCTGATAGTAACCAGCGTGTACCAATTGGCAGTATGGGTGATGGTATTTGGCGGATATTAGGACTTGCACTAGCTACAGTTTGTGCTAAAGACGGATATTTATTTGTTGATGAGATTGATACCGGACTCCATTTTACAGCTATGTCTGATATGTGGAAACTGATTTGGGATACGGCAAAAAGGCTAAATGTGCAAGTTTTTGCCACTACCCACAATAGTGATTGTTGGACTAGTTTAGCCAGTATAGCCCAGCAGGAAGATGCCACTGAAGATGGTATTAGAATTCACAGAATTGAAAGAGGTAAAGACAAAAGTATAGTTTTTAACGAATCTCAAATTGTCATCGCTGCTGAAAGAGAAATTGAGGTGCGTTAG
- a CDS encoding Uma2 family endonuclease, with protein sequence MQVTEQRYYTPEEYLELEEAADYKSEYIDGQIIPMAHESANHNLIGGNFATALNFAFKKLNYEVFLFQLRLWIPQKRTYTYPDVMILADKPEFFNNRQDIILNPQVIIEVLSKSTKGYDREDKFANYRTIPSFQEYLLIDQNRIHVEQFSKTGKKQWTLQEYDEEDEKISLVTVPFEMNFLDLYNKVTFEPVESEGEGAGVEELG encoded by the coding sequence ATGCAAGTAACAGAACAGCGATACTACACCCCAGAGGAATATCTGGAACTAGAGGAGGCTGCTGACTACAAAAGCGAATATATTGACGGACAAATAATTCCTATGGCGCATGAGTCTGCTAATCACAATTTGATTGGTGGGAATTTTGCTACTGCGCTAAATTTTGCGTTTAAAAAACTCAACTATGAAGTCTTTCTTTTTCAGTTACGTTTATGGATACCCCAAAAGCGTACCTACACATATCCAGATGTGATGATTCTGGCAGATAAACCAGAATTTTTCAACAACCGTCAAGATATAATTCTGAATCCACAGGTCATTATTGAGGTTTTATCTAAATCAACTAAAGGCTATGACCGCGAAGATAAATTTGCAAATTACCGGACAATTCCCAGCTTTCAAGAATATTTATTAATTGACCAAAATCGGATTCATGTAGAGCAATTTTCTAAGACTGGTAAGAAGCAATGGACGCTGCAGGAGTATGACGAAGAAGATGAGAAAATCTCTTTAGTTACAGTTCCATTTGAAATGAATTTTTTGGATTTATATAACAAGGTGACGTTTGAGCCTGTGGAGTCAGAAGGCGAAGGTGCTGGTGTTGAGGAGTTGGGGTAA